The sequence below is a genomic window from Acidobacteriota bacterium.
CCGGCACAAAACGCAGCGGCGCGTTTCCTCGAATGAAGGGAGAAGAGGGCCGCCGCAGCCGCGAGGACGAGGAGAAGGGGCGCAACGAACGCCACCCCGCGCACCGCCGGGACGAGGTGAAAGAGGTTCGGCACCCCGAGCCCCTTTCCATAGAAATCCCCTCCGAACGTTCCTCCCCAGGGGAGAGCGAAGCCTGGAGGGACGAACGGAAACGCCAGCGTCGTTCCGGCGCACGCGAGGACCGACGCGCCCGCGAGGCCCGCCTCCAGCGGGCCGCCCTCACGGAATGCGAGCGGGAAGACGAGAAACGGCAGCGCCGCGACGAGGTAGCGCGGCCCGACCGTGAAGCCGCCGTGCCAGTTCGGGTAGCCCGCGTAGAGAACGAGGAGCGAGAGCGGAACGAGGGCGAGCGCCAGACCGCCCTCCCGAGAGACGCGGCCGCGCGCGGCCGGGAACGCCCAGGGCCACAGAACGAGGAGCGGAACGAAGACGAGGAGCCCTTTCGACGGATCGAGGAGGAGCCGGAGGAGCACGGAGGGCGACGGCAGACCGATGCCGAACAGGCCCGAGGCGGCGAGACCCCGGAAAACCGTCGCGCGCTCGAAGCCGGACGAGAGCGCGAACGGACTGCCGAAGCACACCGCGTCGTAGGCGGCGAGGATCAGGGCCGGGGGCGCTCCACCGGCCGCAATCGCGAGGAGGCGCCTCGGCGACACCGCCGCTGCGCACAGGACGAGGACCGCCGCCGGGATCGCCGCCGGGTACTCCGAAAGAACGGCGAGGCCGAGGAGCGCGCCTCCCAGGACGTCGCGGCGCCCAGGCGAGCCGGAGCCCGTCACGAAGAAAGCCGCCCACGCCCCGAAGAGGCACGCCGCGACCAGCGCGTGGGAGAAGAAGAGCAGGCCGTACGCAAAGAGCGGCGTCGCGAAGACGAGGACCGCCGCGGCGAAGCGGGCCCGGGCCGGCGTCGCGCCGAGGCGCACGGCCGCACCCGCAAGAACCAGTGCGAGAAGGATCGCGGGCAGCGTGGCCGCCACGAGCCGCATGAGCGTCAGCGAGAGCCGCAGGGATCCCGCCGAAGGCGGGCCCGCGAACGGGCGTGCCGCGAGGTATCCCGGCAGCGCGACGAGCGCGGCACCGGGCGCCTTGTTCGAGTAGACGCGGCCGTCCTTCTCCGACACGTCCTCGAAAGCCGGGCCGAGGAGCGGGAGGACGCCGGAGACTTCGGGCGTCCGGTGCTCGACGAGAGAGGCCGCGAAGGCCCAGCGCGACATCTCGTTCGGCGACAGGAAGTGCGGGAAAACGGGAATGACGAGGACGGCGAGCAGGGCGTAGAGAAGAACGGGCGCGCTCGCTCGATTCCGCACGCGAAAGTGTACCCTCGGCGGCGCCGTGGACGTCGCCGAATTCGACTTCGAGCTCCCGCCCGAGGCCATCGCCCAGCGCCCTGCCCCACGCGGCACCGCTCGCCTCATGACGCTCGACCGGGCGTCGGGCGCGTTCGCCCACGGGTCGGTCGCGGATCTCCCGGGCCTGCTCGGCGCCGGCGACGTCCTCGTCCTCAACGACACGAAGGTCATCCCCGCGCGGATCTTTGGCACCGACGAGAAAGGGCGAAGGACGGAGTTCCTGCTCGTCCAGAGAGAAGATTCTTCGAGTGGTCCCGAGCTTTGGCGCTGTCTCGCGAAGCCGGGGAGGCGGGTGAAGGCCGGGAGGAAGTTTTCCTTCGAAGGTGATTGGACGGCGGAGCTGGAATCCCGGAGCGTCGAAGGCGGCCTTTACACGCTGCGGTTCACGAAGCACGGGAGCAAAGAAGATCTCCTTCTTTCCCTGCAGTCGATCGGCTCCGCTCCCCTGCCGCCGTACATCCACCGCCCGAACGGCGTCGCCGACGCGCAGGACCGTCTCGACTACCAGACCGTCTTCGCGCGCGAGCCCGGCGCGATCGCGGCGCCGACGGCGGGCCTGCATTTCACGGAGTCCATGCTCGCCGAGACCGCTGCGCGCGGCGTGACGATCGCCCGCGTGACGCTCCACGTCGGGCTCGGGACGTTCAAGCCCGTGAAGTCCGACCGCGTGGAGGATCACCGGATGGACTTCGAGCGGGCCTTCATTCCGGAGGACACCGCCGCCGCCGTGAACCGCGCGAAGGACGAGGGCCGGCGCGTCGTCGCGGTCGGCACGACGAGCGTCCGGACGCTCGAGGCCTCGGCCCGCCTCCACCGGGGGCGCGTCGCGCCCGGCGCGTTCGAGACGGACCTCTTCCTCGTGCCGGGCGCGGAGTTCCGCGTCGTCGACGCGCTCCTCACGAACTTCCACCTCCCACGCTCCACGCTCCTGATGCTCCTCTCCGCCTTCGCGGGGCGGGAGCGCGTGCTCGCCGCGTATCGGGAGGCGGTCCGGGCCGGCTACCGCTTCTTCAGCTACGGCGATGCTATGTTCGTCGCGTGACCGGATCGCAAAGCGGACCGCGCTCGCGCCTGGCGGTGCTGTCCCTCGGCGCGCTGGGCGTCGTGTACGGTGACATCGGCACGAGCCCGCTCTACGCGCTGCGTGAATCGCTGAGCCCCGCCGAGCACGGCCTCGCCTTGAACCCGGAGAACGTCCTCGGCGTCCTTTCGCTCATCGTCTGGTCGCTCGTCCTTCTCGTGGCGGTCAAGTACGTCGTAATCGTTCTCAGGGCCGACAACGAAGGAGAGGGCGGCATCCTCGCCCTCATGACGCTCGTCAGCCGCTGTCTCCAGAAGGACGATCCGCGCCGGCGCGTGGTCATCGTGCTCGGCCTCTTCGGCGCGGCCCTTCTGTACGGCGACGGTCTCATCACGCCGGCCATCTCGGTCCTCTCGGCCGCCGAGGGCCTGAAGGCGCGCAGCCCGGCGCTCGCTCCCCTCGTCGTGCCGTTCGCCGTCGCCGTCCTCGTCGTCCTTTTCTCGGTCCAGAGGAAGGGAACGGGCCGGATCGGGACGTTCTTCGGCCCCGTCATGCTCGTGTGGTTCGGGACGCTCGCGGTCCTCGGCGTGCGCGAGATCCTGCGGGCGCCCGGCGTCCTGCTCGCCGTCGACCCCTCGCACGCGGTTCGTTTCTTCGCGCACAACGGGATGAAGGGGTTCCTCGTCCTCGGATCGGTCGTCCTCGTCGTGACGGGCGGCGAAGCCGTCTACGCCGACATGGGGCATTTCGGTGCGCGGCCGATCCGCATCGCATGGTTCACGCTCGTTCTGCCCGCGCTTCTCCTCAACTACTTCGGCCAGGGCGCGCTCCTCCTGCGCGAGCCGGCCGCCCTCGAGAACCCGCTCTTCGCGATGGTTCCGCCGTGGGCGATTCTCCCGATGGTCGCGCTCGCGACGGCCGCGACGACAATCGCGTCCCAGGCGCTCATCTCCGGCGTCTTCTCTCTCACGCACCAGGCCGTCCAGCTCCGCTTCCTCCCCCGCCTGCAGGTTCTCCACACGTCGGCGACCGAACGCGGGCAGATCTACCTCCCCGCGATGAATTCGGCGCTGCTCGTGGGCTGCGTCTTCTTCGTCGTCTCCTTCGGCTCGTCGAGCCGGCTCGCGGGCGCTTACGGCGTGGCCGTCACCGCCACCATGCTGCTCACGACGCTCCTCTTCACCGTGCTTCTCGCGGCGGGCTGGCACGTGGCGCGCTGGAAGGTCGTCCTCTTCGCCGCCGTCTTCCTCGCGGCGGAAGGGGCGTTCTTCGGCGCGAACCTCGCGAAGCTGTGGCACGGAGGCTGGATCCCGCTTCTTCTCGGCGCGGGGATCTACGCGCTCATGGCGACGTGGAAACAGGGCCAGCGCGTCCTCGTCGAGGCGCTGCGCAGGACGTCCTCGGCGTTCGCGAGGCCCGTGGAGGAGCACATCCTGGACGTCCGGCGCAACAAGCCGCCGCGCCTCGGCCACCCCGCGGTTTACATGGAGCGATTCCACGACCTCGTGCCGCCGGCTCTGTACCTGAACTGGCAGCACAACCGCGCACTGCACGATCCGGTCATCCTTCTCACGGTCGAGACCGCCGACGTCCCGCGCGTCCCACCGTCGGAACGACGGCATGTCACGGATCTCGGCGAGGGCTTCTTCCGGGTCGTGCTGAGGTGGGGCTTCATGGAGGACCCCGACGTGCCCGAAGGCCTGAAAGGGCTCGTCCTCGCCGGAAGGCCTCTCGACCCGGACACGATCAGCTACGTACTCGGGAAGGACTCGATCATCTCGACGGAGCGCGAGAGCGGGATGGCGCGCTGGCGCGAGCGCCTCTTCTCGTGGATGCGCCGCAACGAGGCCCGCGCGGCCGCGTTCTACCGGATCCCGCCCGCGCGGGCGATCGAGTTCGGGATCCAGGTCGAGATCTGAGGCCGCCTGCGGATCGGCTAGTCTCCCGCCGATGAGTCGCGCCTTCTCCCGCCGCCGCTTCCTCGCCTCCGGCTCCGCGTTCGCGGCTGCGCCCCTCCTCCCGGCCTTCGCGGACGGCCCGGCGCCGGCGCCTGCGGGTGCGGCCGCTCCGCCGCTCCCGCCCGAGTTTCCCCGCGAGACGTACCGCGAAAGGCAGGAGCGCGCGCTCGCCGCCGCGAAGTCCGCCGGCCTCGATGCGCTCGTCGCCGTGCCGTCGACGAGCATGGCCTGGCTCTGCGGCACCGATCCCGGGCGCAGCGAGCGGCTCATGGCGCTCGTCCTCCGCCCGAAGGTCCCGTCCGCGTTCGTGACCCCGTTCTTCGAGGACGAGCGCGTCCGCCGCGATGCGGTCGTCGACCGGACGGCCGTCTGGCAGGAGCACGAAGACCCGATCAAGCTGCTCGCGACGCTCCTGTCCGGCGCGAGGCGCATCGGCGTCGAGGGGACGACCGACTTCCACACGGCCTCGCGGCTGCGCGACGCGACGGGCGCGCGCCTCGTGGACGCTGCGGGGCTCTTCGACGGCCTGCGCGCCGTCAAGTCCGATGCCGAGACGGCGATCCTGAAGGACGCCGCCTCGCGCATGGTCGCCGCGATTGCGGCCACGCACGCGCGGCTCGCGGCGGGCATGACGGAGCGCGGGGTCGGCGAGATCCTGTCCGGCGAGCTGCGCCGCCTCGGCGTGCGGGGCGGTGCGCTCGTACAGTTCGGCGCATCCGCCGCGCTGCCCCACGGCGGACCCGGCGACGCGCGCCTCGCAAAGGGCGACGTCGTCCTGATCGACGGCGGCTGCCGCGTCCGCGGGTACACCTCCGACATCACGCGGACTGTCGCCTTCGGCTCCGCGTCGGACGAGGTGCGGAAGGTCTACGCGGCGGTCGACGCCGCCCAGCGCGCGGCGTTCGCCGCGTTCCGCGCGGGGGCAATCCCCGAAGACGTCGACCGCTCGGCCCGCAAGGTGATCGAGGACGCCGGCTACGGCGCGTTTTTCACGCATCGTCTCGGGCACGGCCTCGGGATGGACGGCCACGAGGCCCCGTATCTGGTGCAGGGCAACCGCGCTCCGCTCGTCGCGGGCAACGTCTGCACGCTCGAGCCCGGCGTCTACCTGCCCGGGAAGCTCGGCGTGAGGATCGAGGACGACGTCCTCGCGACGGCGGACGGGTGCCAGACGCTGTCCGTCCGGCCGCCCGAGCTCGTCGTCCTGCCCGCCTGACCGTCCTCACGGGGGATGCGCGGGCCCGGGCGGGGCCCTAGATTCGGGGCGAGGGAGGTCCGCCATGATTTCCCACCTTCCCGCCGCCGGACTCGCCGACCGCCAGGGCCATTTCCGGGAAGTCCGCCGCCTCTCGGAGCTCGAGACGCCCCGCCCTGCCGTGGCGGAGGGGCCGTGGATCGCGCTCTCGAGGGAGCTGGGCTCCGGGGGCGGCGACCTCGCCCGGCTCCTCGGCGAGGCGCTCGGCTGGCGCGTCTACGACCGCGAGATCCTCTCGGCCGTCGCCGAGGAGATGCACAACGACGCATTCGCCCTCGAGCGGTTCGACGAGAAGGGCGTCCGCGCGGTGGGCGAATACATCGTTCCGTTCATCCTGCAAGACGATCCAGGCCAGGCGTCCGTCCTCGTCGGGCTGCGGCACGTGATCCAGAGGATCGGCCGCGAAGGCAAGGCGGTCGTCGTCGGCCGTGGCGCAAACTTCGTCCTCAATCCGGCTGGCGGCCTGAGGGTCCGCGCCGTCGGCACGCCTGCCGAGCGCGCCGAAGCCCTCGCTCGGACGCAAGGCATCGCCGTATCCGAGGCACGCCGGCGCGTCGCGGAAAGCGACGCCGCGCAGCGCACGTTCGTGCGGCAGGCATTCCAGCGCGAGATCGAAGACCCCGCGGGTTACGACCTCGTCCTCAGCCCGCTGGCTCTCGGCC
It includes:
- the queA gene encoding tRNA preQ1(34) S-adenosylmethionine ribosyltransferase-isomerase QueA; the protein is MDVAEFDFELPPEAIAQRPAPRGTARLMTLDRASGAFAHGSVADLPGLLGAGDVLVLNDTKVIPARIFGTDEKGRRTEFLLVQREDSSSGPELWRCLAKPGRRVKAGRKFSFEGDWTAELESRSVEGGLYTLRFTKHGSKEDLLLSLQSIGSAPLPPYIHRPNGVADAQDRLDYQTVFAREPGAIAAPTAGLHFTESMLAETAARGVTIARVTLHVGLGTFKPVKSDRVEDHRMDFERAFIPEDTAAAVNRAKDEGRRVVAVGTTSVRTLEASARLHRGRVAPGAFETDLFLVPGAEFRVVDALLTNFHLPRSTLLMLLSAFAGRERVLAAYREAVRAGYRFFSYGDAMFVA
- a CDS encoding KUP/HAK/KT family potassium transporter codes for the protein MLSLGALGVVYGDIGTSPLYALRESLSPAEHGLALNPENVLGVLSLIVWSLVLLVAVKYVVIVLRADNEGEGGILALMTLVSRCLQKDDPRRRVVIVLGLFGAALLYGDGLITPAISVLSAAEGLKARSPALAPLVVPFAVAVLVVLFSVQRKGTGRIGTFFGPVMLVWFGTLAVLGVREILRAPGVLLAVDPSHAVRFFAHNGMKGFLVLGSVVLVVTGGEAVYADMGHFGARPIRIAWFTLVLPALLLNYFGQGALLLREPAALENPLFAMVPPWAILPMVALATAATTIASQALISGVFSLTHQAVQLRFLPRLQVLHTSATERGQIYLPAMNSALLVGCVFFVVSFGSSSRLAGAYGVAVTATMLLTTLLFTVLLAAGWHVARWKVVLFAAVFLAAEGAFFGANLAKLWHGGWIPLLLGAGIYALMATWKQGQRVLVEALRRTSSAFARPVEEHILDVRRNKPPRLGHPAVYMERFHDLVPPALYLNWQHNRALHDPVILLTVETADVPRVPPSERRHVTDLGEGFFRVVLRWGFMEDPDVPEGLKGLVLAGRPLDPDTISYVLGKDSIISTERESGMARWRERLFSWMRRNEARAAAFYRIPPARAIEFGIQVEI
- a CDS encoding aminopeptidase P family protein, whose product is MSRAFSRRRFLASGSAFAAAPLLPAFADGPAPAPAGAAAPPLPPEFPRETYRERQERALAAAKSAGLDALVAVPSTSMAWLCGTDPGRSERLMALVLRPKVPSAFVTPFFEDERVRRDAVVDRTAVWQEHEDPIKLLATLLSGARRIGVEGTTDFHTASRLRDATGARLVDAAGLFDGLRAVKSDAETAILKDAASRMVAAIAATHARLAAGMTERGVGEILSGELRRLGVRGGALVQFGASAALPHGGPGDARLAKGDVVLIDGGCRVRGYTSDITRTVAFGSASDEVRKVYAAVDAAQRAAFAAFRAGAIPEDVDRSARKVIEDAGYGAFFTHRLGHGLGMDGHEAPYLVQGNRAPLVAGNVCTLEPGVYLPGKLGVRIEDDVLATADGCQTLSVRPPELVVLPA
- a CDS encoding cytidylate kinase-like family protein, encoding MISHLPAAGLADRQGHFREVRRLSELETPRPAVAEGPWIALSRELGSGGGDLARLLGEALGWRVYDREILSAVAEEMHNDAFALERFDEKGVRAVGEYIVPFILQDDPGQASVLVGLRHVIQRIGREGKAVVVGRGANFVLNPAGGLRVRAVGTPAERAEALARTQGIAVSEARRRVAESDAAQRTFVRQAFQREIEDPAGYDLVLSPLALGLPAAAAAILAAARTKLGL